The Helianthus annuus cultivar XRQ/B chromosome 16, HanXRQr2.0-SUNRISE, whole genome shotgun sequence genome includes a window with the following:
- the LOC118488165 gene encoding uncharacterized protein LOC118488165 has protein sequence MQKGTSQSIDVITSTSGSSSIPHDMVNVTTEASIEYGVFDPRFLQSDCKERRRLRKLYLDSKRSTSLQQRKLYPSNTLSSSTDLRLISFNTHNVTPTTSVVPTSNVSCLTNNLTTPINIRRFSLSSNITNSSNTSTILENSSLQRMSPGKRKLLSKSRVTSPIPMIDLTTEETTYEAIYKGVSTDYFDHGDQCITCEVCNAKLWDAEKGRGRKEKGRICYFLCCGYGKVELPDYKDAVPSYKKLFMYKDKESKHFLNNIRRYNSMFAFTSMGGKVDPTVNRGNGPFCYRISGENYHSTGSLLPEDGDQPKFCQLYIFDTENELSNRQSVFSRSKDSSSSSVAELDSKLIEHIKCVLDSENQLVKAYRMVRDCFHENPDLNLKLCLIGIREKDGRTYNLPTCGEVAALIVGDIANTINNRDIVIETQTCTLKRISELHPSYLALQYPILFPYGDDGYRIDIPHRGVVDVINKKRPNCTMREFFAYRVQDRINQFSLILNSRRLFQQFLVDAYTMIESERLNYIRLQQKNLRSDSYESLCELRNKGQQDISKWPEVKRFLRDTNLKPEDRPDILSRLFKIKLDSICKDFKERHLFGKVAAVVYTIEFQKRGLPHAHLCLFLENESKLPTVDHVDPFITAEIPDEDEDAELYALVKDYMIHGPCGNANLSCPCMVDNKCSKGFPKKFQDHTTLDSNGFPIYKRRDNGASVVKNGIDLDNRSVVPYNKKLLKRYQAHINVEWCNQAGSIKYLFKYINKGPDRATVAVVQHDNNNEELEQDEVKEYYDCRYLSACEASWRIFAYDVHYRTPSVMRLPFHLPGKQPVVFGPDEDINQVLNKPSLKASMFLSWMERNKDPNDTLARTLTYVQFPSWYVWKLDKRCWEPRQRHKSIGRIHAVSPSLGEAYFLRILLNKVKGPKSFDDIKTVDGKVSDTFRDACYALGLLDDDTEYTEAIKEANETGSPSYLRNLFATLLLTNTLSRPEVVWESTWRYMTDDFIYRLRKYHRVTALSIPDEQLNNYVLSEVEKFLARNNSSLKRFETMPYPDNASMSDSDNRLINEERIYDQTNLEVEFNNQLNLLTEEQGSVFQQIINAIDGNKGGVFFVYDYGGTGKTFLWKTLSTAIRSKGQIVLNVASSGIASLLLSGGRTAHSRFRIPLNLTEDSVCHIKPDGDVARLLHETNLIIWDEAPMVHKHAFEALDRTMNDIFNIDTSNRSNIRFGGKVIVLGGDFRQILPVVPNGGRQEIVNASISSSYLWNTCKLLRLTKNMRLTVGSSASDAEEIKQFAKWLLDIGEGNVGGPNDGEASIEIPSDLLITDTSDPISTLIDFVYPSILENFNNQNYFSERAILAPKNEVVHEINDRLLSLFPGEEREYLSSDSLCQSENPNATQQKLYSPDVLNGLKVSGLPNHRLALKVGVPVMLLRNIDQQNGLCNGTRLQVKKMYNRVIEAEIISGGNIGTRTYIPRISLIPSDKKIPFEFQRRQFPLAACFAMTINKSQGQSLSRVGLYLKQPVFTHGQLYVALSRVKTRQGVKLLILDNDGKPTNKTTNVVYKEVFRDL, from the exons ATGCAAAAAGGTACATCACAATCAATAGATGTTATAACATCTACTTCTGGTTCATCATCCATTCCGCATGACATGGTCAATGTTACAACAGAGGCGTCCATTGAATATGGAG TTTTTGACCCGAGATTTCTTCAAAGTGACTGCAAAGAGAGACGGAGGTTAAGGAAATTATATTTAGACAGTAAAAGATCTACAAGTCTACAACAACGAAAATTATACCCTTCAAATACTTTATCATCTTCTACTGATTTAAGATTGATATCTTTCAACACGCACAATGTTACTCCTACAACGTCGGTTGTACCTACaa GTAATGTTAGTTGTCTTACAAACAACTTGACTACTCCAATAAACATTCGTCGTTTTTCTCTATCTTCAAACATCACAAATTCTAGCAACACATCTACCATTCTCGAAAATTCTTCTTTACAGAGGATGTCACCAGGAAAACGTAAGTTATTAAGTAAATCACGAGTTACATCTCCTATACCAATGATTGACTTGACGACAGAGGAAACTACATATGAGGCAATTTACAAAGGAGTTTCAACAG ATTATTTCGATCATGGTGACCAATGTATTACTTGTGAAGTATGCAATGCTAAATTATGGGATGCTGAAAAAGGAAGGGGAAGAAAAGAGAAAGGAAGAATATGCTATTTCTTATGTTGTGGTTATGGCAAAGTAGAGCTACCAGATTATAAAGATGCTGTCCCAAGTTATAAGAAACTTTTTATGTATAAGGATAAAGAAAGCAAACATTTTTTGAATAATATTCGACGGTATAACTCCATGTTTGCTTTCACGTCAATGGGTGGTAAAGTTGATCCCACTGTTAACAGAGGTAATGGACCATTCTGCTACAGAATTAGTGGAGAAAACTACCACAGCACTGGAAGCCTGCTTCCGGAAGACGGAGATCAACCAAAATTTTGCCAGCTCTACATTTTCGATACTGAAAACGAACTTTCCAACAGACAATCCGTTTTTAG TCGTTCCAAGGATTCATCTTCCTCAAGTGTGGCTGAACTTGATAGTAAACTGATTGAACATATAAAATGTGTTTTAGATTCAGAAAATCAGTTGGTAAAAGCTTATAGGATGGTTAGAGACTGTTTTCATGAAAACCCTGATCTTAATCTAAAGCTTTGTCTAATTGGTATTAGAGAAAAGGATGGACGAACGTATAATTTACCAACCTGTGGTGAAGTTGCTGCTCTAATTGTGGGGGATATTGCCAACACAATCAACAATAGAGATATAGTTATTGAAACGCAGACATGTACTTTGAAACGAATTAGTGAATTGCATCCTTCATACCTTGCACTTCAATATCCTATTTTGTTCCCTTATGGAGATGATGGTTACAGAATTGACATCCCTCATCGAGGTGTCGTAGACGTAATCAATAAGAAACGTCCAAATTGTACAATGAGAGAGTTCTTTGCATATCGTGTGCAAGACAGAATTAATCAGTTTTCATTGATTCTAAATTCAAGGAGACTCTTTCAACAATTCTTGGTTGATGCGTATACTATGATTGAGAGCGAAAGGCTTAACTACATACGACTTCAACAAAAGAATCTAAGGTCAGATAGCTATGAAAGTCTATGTGAATTAAGAAATAAGGGCCAGCAAGACATATCTAAG TGGCCTGAGGTAAAAAGGTTTCTTAGAGACACAAATCTTAAACCTGAAGATAGGCCCGATATACTGAGCAgattgtttaaaataaagttggaTTCAATTTGCAAAGATTTTAAAGAACGCCATCTATTTGGAAAAGTTGCAGCAG TTGTTTACACAATCGAGTTTCAAAAGAGAGGATTGCCTCATGCCCACCTATGCTTATTCTTAGAAAATGAATCCAAACTTCCAACGGTAGACCATGTTGATCCATTTATAACTGCAGAAAtccctgatgaagatgaagatgcagAATTATATGCGCTTGTGAAAGACTATATGATTCATGGTCCATGTGGTAACGCTAATTTAAGTTGTCCATGTATGGTTGACAATAAGTGTTCGAAGGGTTTTCCAAAGAAATTTCAAGATCATACTACACTGGATTCAAATGGATTCCCAATATACAAAAGAAGAGATAATGGTGCTTCAGTAGTAAAAAATGGAATCGACTTAGACAACCGAAGTGTTGTGCCATACAACAAAAAACTTTTGAAACGGTACCAGGCACATATAAATGTTGAGTGGTGCAATCAAGCCGGATCaattaaatatttgtttaaatatataaataaaggcCCTGATAGAGCAACCGTTGCTGTTGTCCAACATGATAATAACAATGAAGAACTAGAACAAGACGAGGTCAAAGAATATTATGATTGTAGGTATCTATCGGCTTGTGAGGCATCTTGGAGGATCTTCGCCTACGATGTGCATTACAGGACTCCTTCTGTTATGAGGCTGCCTTTCCATCTTCCCGGAAAACAACCTGTTGTTTTTGGACCCGACGAGGATATTAATCAAGTCCTTAACAAACCATCTCTCAAAGCTTCAATGTTTCTTTCCTGGATGGAACGTAACAAAGACCCGAATGACACATTGGCCCGTACACTTACATATGTTCAGTTTCCAAGTTGGTATGTATGGAAGCTTGATAAACGTTGTTGGGAACCTAGACAAAGACATAAGTCAATTGGGAGAATTCACGCTGTAAGTCCGTCTCTTGGGGAAGCATATTTTTTAAGAATTCTTCTTAACAAAGTGAAAGGACCAAAATCTTTTGATGATATTAAAACAGTTGATGGTAAGGTATCTGATACATTTAGAGATGCATGTTATGCACTCGGTCTTTTGGACGATGACACAGAATACACTGAGGCAATCAAGGAAGCAAATGAAACAGGATCCCCTTCGTATCTTCGTAATTTATTTGCTACTTTGCTATTAACAAATACGTTATCCAGACCAGAGGTTGTATGGGAAAGCACATGGAGATACATGACAGATGACTTTATCTACAGACTTAGAAAATATCATCGAGTTACAG CTTTATCAATTCCAGATGAGCAGCTTAATAACTACGTTTTGAGtgaagttgaaaaattcttaGCTAGAAACAACTCATCACTCAAAAGATTTGAGACAATGCCGTACCCAGATAATGCGTCTATGTCTGATTCAGacaatcgtttgattaacgaGGAGCGTATCTACGACCAAACCAATCTTGAAGTTGAATTTAATAATCAACTTAATTTGCTAACTGAGGAGCAAGGGTCAGTTTTCCAACAAATAATCAACGCAATTGATGGTAACAAAGGTGGGGTTTTTTTTGTGTACGACTATGGTGGGACCGGGAAGACCTTCTTATGGAAGACATTATCTACGGCAATCAGATCAAAAGGTCAAATTGTATTAAACGTTGCTTCCAGTGGGATCGCGTCGTTGTTATTGTCTGGTGGCAGGACCGCGCATTCCAGGTTTCGTATTCCATTGAATCTTACAGAGGATTCAGTTTGTCATATAAAACCTGATGGAGATGTAGCTAGACTACTACACGAAACAAACTTGATTATATGGGATGAAGCGCCTATGGTCCATAAGCATGCATTCGAAGCGTTGGATAGAACAATGAACGACATTTTCAATATCGACACTTCCAACAGATCAAATATCCGCTTTGGAGGAAAGGTTATTGTTTTAGGAGGCGATTTTAGACAGATCCTTCCTGTTGTTCCAAATGGTGGAAGACAAGAGATTGTCAATGCCTCAATAAGTTCGTCTTATCTGTGGAATACATGTAAGTTGCTGAGACTAACAAAAAACATGAGGTTAACAGTTGGAAGTTCAGCATCGGACGCTGAAGAAATAAAACAATTTGCAAAATGGCTTTTGGATATAGGTGAGGGAAATGTTGGTggtccaaatgatggagaagcaTCAATTGAAATACCAAGCGACCTTCTGATCACTGATACATCGGACCCCATTTCAACTTTAATTGATTTTGTGTATCCTTCAATTCTTGAAAACTTCAACAATCAGAATTATTTCAGTGAGAGGGCTATACTTGCACCTAAGAACGAGGTTGTGCATGAAATTAATGATCGGTTGTTGTCACTATTCCCAGGCGAAGAACGAGAATATCTTAGTTCAGACAGTCTTTGTCAGTCTGAAAATCCAAACGCTACACAACAAAAACTATACTCTCCTGATGTGCTTAACGGTCTTAAAGTATCCGGCTTACCTAATCATAGGCTAGCACTAAAAGTAGGCGTGCCGGTGATGCTATTACGTAACATTGACCAACAAAATGGTCTTTGCAATGGTACACGACTACAAGTCAAAAAAATGTATAACCGTGTAATAGAAGCCGAGATAATATCCGGAGGGAACATAGGCACTCGCACTTATATACCAAGGATTAGTTTGATACCTTCTGATAAAAAAATTCCTTTTGAGTTTCAAAGGAGACAATTTCCGTTGGCTGCTTGTTTCGCAATGACTATTAACAAGAGTCAGGGACAATCACTGTCTAGAGTTGGTCTGTATCTGAAACAGCCAGTTTTCACCCATGGTCAGCTGTATGTTGCTTTATCGAGAGTTAAAACCAGACAAGGAGTTAAACTTCTGATTCTGGACAATGACGGCAAACCTACTAATAAAACGACAAATGTAGTTTACAAAGAAGTATTTCGTGACTTGTGA